A DNA window from Enterobacter asburiae contains the following coding sequences:
- the ydiK gene encoding AI-2E family transporter YdiK has protein sequence MVNLRQPRDVAQILLSVLFLALMIIACLWIVQPFILGFAWAATVVVATWPLLLRLQKLLFGRRGLAVLVMTLLLFLLFIIPIALLVNSLVDSSGPVIRAISSGDLTLPDLAWLNSIPLVGAKLYSGWHSLLEMGGSALMAKVRPYIGTTTTWFVGQAAHIGRFMMHCTLMLLFSALLYWRGEQVALGVRHFATRLAGKRGDAAVLLAAQAVRAVALGVVVTALVQAVLGGIGLAISGVPYATVFTVVMLMTCLAQLGPLLVLVPSIIWLYWTGDTTWGTVLLVWSCVVGTMDNVIRPILIRMGADLPLILILSGVIGGLIAFGMIGLFIGPVLLAVTWRLFSAWVHEIPPPGTDPDVILSELEELEEKNTH, from the coding sequence ATGGTCAATCTTCGCCAGCCCAGGGATGTTGCGCAAATTTTGCTGTCGGTGCTGTTTCTGGCCCTCATGATTATTGCGTGTCTGTGGATTGTTCAACCCTTTATTCTCGGCTTTGCGTGGGCAGCGACCGTTGTCGTGGCCACGTGGCCTTTGCTGCTGCGCTTGCAGAAGCTGCTGTTCGGCCGTCGCGGGCTCGCCGTGCTGGTCATGACGCTCCTGCTGTTCCTGCTGTTTATCATTCCGATTGCCCTGCTGGTAAATAGCCTGGTGGATTCGAGTGGCCCGGTTATTCGCGCCATTAGCAGCGGCGACCTGACGCTGCCGGATCTCGCCTGGCTGAACAGCATTCCGCTGGTGGGCGCCAAACTCTACAGCGGCTGGCATAGCCTGCTGGAGATGGGCGGCAGCGCGCTGATGGCAAAAGTCCGCCCGTATATTGGCACCACCACCACCTGGTTTGTCGGTCAGGCGGCGCATATCGGCCGCTTTATGATGCACTGTACCCTGATGCTGCTCTTCAGCGCCCTGCTCTACTGGCGCGGCGAGCAGGTGGCTTTAGGCGTTCGTCACTTTGCCACCCGCCTGGCGGGCAAACGCGGTGACGCCGCGGTGCTGCTGGCCGCACAGGCCGTGCGCGCGGTTGCGCTGGGCGTGGTGGTCACCGCGCTGGTGCAGGCGGTGCTGGGCGGGATCGGTCTGGCGATTTCCGGCGTACCGTACGCCACCGTGTTCACCGTGGTCATGCTGATGACCTGTCTTGCACAGCTGGGGCCGCTGCTGGTGCTGGTTCCCAGTATTATCTGGCTCTACTGGACGGGCGACACCACGTGGGGAACGGTGCTGCTGGTCTGGAGCTGCGTGGTCGGCACCATGGATAACGTCATTCGTCCGATCCTCATCCGCATGGGTGCAGACCTGCCGCTGATCCTGATCCTTTCCGGGGTCATTGGCGGATTGATTGCCTTTGGCATGATTGGCCTGTTTATTGGCCCGGTGCTGCTAGCCGTCACCTGGCGTCTGTTCTCTGCCTGGGTGCATGAAATTCCGCCGCCGGGAACTGACCCGGACGTGATATTGAGCGAACTGGAAGAGCTGGAAGAGAAGAACACGCATTAA
- a CDS encoding FAD-binding and (Fe-S)-binding domain-containing protein has translation MIPQISQAPGVVQLVLNFLQALEQQGFTGDTATNYADRLTMATDNSIYQLLPDAVVFPRSTADVALIARLATQERFASLVFTPRGGGTGTNGQALNQGIIVDMSRYMNRIIEINPEEGWVRVEAGVIKDQLNQYLKPYGYFFAPELSTSNRATLGGMINTDASGQGSLVYGKTSDHVLGVRAVLLGGDILDTQPMPVELAETLGKDNTASGRIYRTVLERCRDNRQLILDKFPKLNRFLTGYDLRHVFNDDLTQFDLTRVLTGSEGTLAFITEARLDITRLPKVRRLVNVKYDSFDSALRNAPFMVQAQALSVETVDSKVLNLAREDIVWHSVSDLITDVPDKEMLGLNIVEFAGDDGELIERQVTTLCQRLDELIAQGEGGVIGWQLCNDLAGIERIYAMRKKAVGLLGNAKGAAKPIPFAEDTCVPPEHLADYIVEFRALLDSHGLSYGMFGHVDAGVLHVRPALDMCDPQQESLMKQISDDVVALTAKYGGLLWGEHGKGFRAEYSPAFFGEQLYAELRKVKAAFDPHNRLNPGKICPPEGVDAPMLQVDAVKRGTYDRQIPIAVRSSWRGAMECNGNGLCFNFDVKSPMCPSMKITSNRIHSPKGRATLVREWLRLLADRGVDPLKLEQELPEKRASLRSLIERTRNSWHANKGEYDFSHEVKEAMSGCLACKACSTQCPIKIDVPEFRSRFLQLYHTRYLRPVRDHLVATVESYAPLMARAPKTFNFFINQPLVRKLSEKHIGMVDLPLLSVPSLQRQLVGHRSANMTLEQLEALAPEQKGNMVLVVQDPFTSYYDAQVVADFVRLAEKVGYQPVVLPFSPNGKAQHIKGFLNRFAKTAQKTSDFLNRVAQLGIPMVGVDPALVLCYRDEYKQTLGDKRGDFNVMLVHEWLPVALADKAVQDVSGEPWYLFGHCTEVTALPGAPAQWASVFARFGAKLESVNVGCCGMAGTYGHEVKNHANSLGIYELSWHQAMQRLPRNRCLATGYSCRSQVKRVEGNGVRHPLQALLEIIG, from the coding sequence ATGATCCCACAGATTTCTCAGGCACCTGGCGTCGTTCAGCTGGTGCTTAATTTTTTGCAGGCACTGGAGCAACAGGGTTTTACAGGTGATACCGCCACGAACTATGCCGACAGGCTGACGATGGCGACCGATAACAGTATCTACCAGCTTCTTCCCGATGCCGTGGTTTTCCCCCGTTCAACGGCCGACGTCGCGCTTATCGCCCGGCTGGCCACGCAGGAGCGGTTTGCCTCGCTGGTCTTCACGCCGCGCGGCGGCGGCACCGGAACCAACGGTCAGGCGCTGAACCAGGGCATCATTGTTGATATGTCGCGCTATATGAACCGCATCATTGAGATCAACCCGGAAGAGGGGTGGGTGCGGGTCGAAGCGGGCGTCATCAAAGATCAGCTTAATCAGTATCTCAAGCCGTACGGCTACTTTTTTGCCCCTGAGCTTTCCACCAGCAACCGCGCGACCCTTGGCGGGATGATTAACACGGATGCCTCCGGGCAGGGCTCGCTGGTCTACGGTAAAACTTCCGATCACGTGCTGGGCGTGCGTGCGGTGCTGCTGGGCGGCGACATCCTCGATACCCAGCCGATGCCGGTTGAACTGGCGGAAACGCTGGGCAAAGACAACACCGCCAGCGGGCGCATCTATCGTACCGTGCTGGAACGCTGCCGCGACAACCGCCAGCTTATTCTCGATAAATTCCCCAAGCTGAACCGCTTCCTGACCGGTTACGATCTGCGTCACGTCTTCAACGATGACCTGACCCAGTTTGATTTAACCCGCGTGCTGACCGGCTCCGAAGGAACGCTGGCGTTTATTACCGAAGCGCGGCTGGATATCACCCGGTTGCCGAAAGTGCGCCGTCTGGTGAACGTCAAATATGACTCCTTCGACTCCGCGCTGCGCAATGCGCCGTTTATGGTGCAAGCGCAGGCGCTGTCGGTGGAAACCGTCGACTCTAAGGTGCTCAATCTGGCCCGGGAAGATATTGTCTGGCACTCCGTGAGCGACCTCATTACCGACGTGCCGGACAAAGAGATGCTCGGTCTCAACATCGTGGAATTTGCCGGCGATGATGGGGAGCTGATTGAGCGGCAGGTCACCACGCTCTGCCAGCGTCTGGACGAGCTGATTGCGCAGGGTGAAGGCGGCGTGATCGGCTGGCAGCTCTGTAACGATCTGGCCGGGATTGAGCGTATCTATGCGATGCGTAAAAAAGCCGTGGGCCTGCTCGGCAATGCGAAAGGGGCGGCGAAGCCCATTCCCTTTGCCGAAGATACCTGCGTGCCGCCCGAGCATCTGGCGGATTACATCGTGGAGTTTCGCGCCCTGCTGGACAGCCACGGCCTGAGCTATGGCATGTTCGGCCACGTCGACGCCGGGGTACTGCACGTGCGTCCGGCGCTGGACATGTGCGACCCGCAGCAGGAGAGCCTGATGAAGCAGATCTCCGACGACGTGGTGGCCTTAACCGCCAAATACGGCGGTCTGCTGTGGGGGGAGCACGGGAAAGGGTTCCGCGCGGAGTACAGCCCGGCATTCTTCGGCGAACAGCTCTACGCGGAATTGCGTAAGGTGAAAGCGGCTTTCGACCCGCATAACCGCCTCAACCCGGGTAAAATCTGCCCGCCTGAGGGTGTTGATGCCCCGATGCTGCAGGTGGATGCCGTCAAGCGCGGCACCTACGACAGGCAGATCCCTATTGCGGTGCGCTCGTCCTGGCGCGGCGCGATGGAGTGCAACGGCAATGGCCTGTGCTTTAACTTTGATGTGAAAAGCCCGATGTGCCCGTCGATGAAAATCACCAGCAACCGTATTCACTCGCCGAAAGGGCGGGCGACGCTGGTGCGCGAGTGGCTGCGTCTGCTGGCCGACCGCGGGGTGGATCCGCTCAAGCTGGAGCAGGAGCTGCCGGAAAAACGGGCCAGCCTGCGCTCGCTGATTGAGCGCACCCGCAACAGCTGGCATGCCAACAAGGGCGAGTATGATTTCTCCCACGAGGTGAAAGAGGCGATGTCCGGCTGTCTGGCCTGTAAAGCCTGCTCCACCCAGTGCCCGATTAAAATCGACGTGCCGGAGTTCCGCTCGCGTTTCCTGCAGCTTTACCACACCCGATACCTCCGCCCGGTGCGCGACCATCTGGTGGCTACGGTGGAAAGCTACGCGCCGCTGATGGCGCGTGCGCCAAAGACCTTCAACTTCTTTATCAACCAGCCGCTGGTGCGCAAGCTCTCCGAAAAACACATCGGCATGGTCGATCTGCCGCTGCTGTCGGTCCCGTCTCTGCAGCGACAGCTCGTCGGTCACCGTTCGGCGAACATGACTCTGGAACAGCTGGAGGCGCTCGCTCCGGAGCAAAAAGGCAATATGGTGCTGGTGGTGCAGGATCCGTTCACCAGCTACTACGATGCGCAGGTCGTGGCCGATTTCGTCCGTCTGGCGGAGAAGGTGGGTTACCAGCCGGTTGTGCTGCCCTTCTCTCCCAACGGCAAGGCGCAGCACATTAAAGGTTTCCTGAACCGATTTGCGAAGACCGCGCAGAAAACGTCTGACTTCTTAAACCGCGTGGCGCAACTCGGGATACCGATGGTCGGCGTCGATCCGGCGCTGGTGCTTTGCTATCGCGATGAATACAAGCAGACGCTGGGCGATAAGCGCGGCGATTTCAACGTCATGCTGGTGCACGAGTGGCTTCCGGTGGCGCTGGCAGATAAAGCCGTTCAGGACGTCAGCGGTGAACCGTGGTATCTGTTCGGCCACTGCACGGAAGTGACCGCGCTGCCGGGTGCCCCCGCGCAGTGGGCGTCCGTTTTTGCCCGCTTCGGTGCGAAGCTGGAGAGCGTCAACGTAGGCTGCTGCGGGATGGCCGGAACCTACGGACACGAAGTGAAAAACCACGCCAACTCGCTCGGCATCTATGAGCTGTCCTGGCATCAGGCGATGCAGCGTTTGCCGCGAAACCGCTGTCTGGCGACGGGCTACTCCTGCCGCAGCCAGGTAAAACGGGTAGAAGGTAACGGTGTGCGTCACCCATTGCAGGCTTTACTGGAGATAATTGGATGA
- the ppsA gene encoding phosphoenolpyruvate synthase, with the protein MSNNGSSPLVLWYNQLGMNDVDRVGGKNASLGEMITNLSGMGVSVPNGFATTADAFNLFLDQSGVNQRIYDLLDKTDIDDVTELAKAGAQIRQWIIDTPFQPELEKAIHDAYNQLSADDAQASFAVRSSATAEDMPDASFAGQQETFLNVQGYDAVLVAVKHVFASLFNDRAISYRVHQGYDHRGVALSAGVQRMVRSDVGSSGVMFSIDTESGFDQVVFITSAWGLGEMVVQGAVNPDEFYVHKPTLAAGRPAVVRRTMGSKKIRMIYAPTQEHGKQVKIEDVPQEQRDRFSLTDAEVQELAKQAVQIEKHYGRPMDIEWAKDGNTGKLFIVQARPETVRSRGQVMERYTLHAQGKIVAEGRAIGHRIGAGPVKVIHDISEMNRIEPGDVLVTDMTDPDWEPIMKKAAAIVTNRGGRTCHAAIIARELGIPAVVGCGDATERMKDGQNVTVSCAEGDTGYVYADILDFSVKSSSVDTMPDLPLKIMMNVGNPDRAFDFACLPNEGVGLARLEFIINRMIGVHPRALLEFDDQDPKLQNEIREMMKGYDSPKEFYVGRLTEGIATLGAAFYPKRVIVRLSDFKSNEYANLVGGERYEPEEENPMLGFRGAGRYVSDSFRDCFALECEAVKRVRNDMGLTNVEIMIPFVRTVDQAKAVVDELARQGLKRGENGLKIIMMCEIPSNALLAEQFLEHFDGFSIGSNDMTQLTLGLDRDSGVVSELFDERNEAVKALLSMSIRAAKKQGKYVGICGQGPSDHEDFAAWLMEEGIDSLSLNPDTVVQTWLSLAELNK; encoded by the coding sequence ATGTCCAACAATGGCTCGTCACCGCTGGTGCTTTGGTATAACCAACTCGGCATGAATGATGTAGACAGAGTTGGGGGCAAAAATGCCTCCCTGGGTGAAATGATTACAAATCTGTCGGGTATGGGTGTCTCCGTACCGAACGGGTTTGCCACCACCGCCGATGCCTTTAACCTGTTTTTAGACCAGAGCGGTGTTAACCAGCGCATTTACGACCTGCTGGATAAAACGGATATTGATGACGTTACCGAGCTTGCCAAAGCCGGGGCGCAGATCCGCCAGTGGATCATCGACACACCTTTCCAGCCGGAACTGGAAAAAGCCATTCACGACGCGTACAACCAGCTCTCAGCTGACGATGCGCAGGCCTCCTTTGCCGTACGTTCCTCTGCGACCGCAGAAGATATGCCGGACGCCTCGTTTGCCGGGCAGCAGGAAACCTTCCTGAACGTCCAGGGTTACGATGCGGTGCTGGTGGCGGTGAAGCACGTGTTTGCTTCCCTGTTCAACGATCGCGCCATCTCCTATCGCGTGCACCAGGGCTACGACCATCGCGGCGTGGCGCTCTCCGCTGGCGTGCAGCGCATGGTGCGCTCGGACGTGGGCTCATCCGGCGTGATGTTCTCCATTGATACCGAATCCGGCTTCGACCAAGTGGTGTTTATCACCTCCGCGTGGGGTCTGGGTGAGATGGTGGTGCAGGGCGCGGTAAACCCTGACGAATTCTACGTCCACAAGCCAACGCTGGCCGCTGGCCGTCCGGCGGTGGTGCGTCGCACCATGGGCTCGAAAAAAATCCGCATGATCTATGCCCCGACCCAGGAGCATGGCAAGCAGGTTAAAATTGAAGATGTACCGCAGGAGCAGCGCGACCGCTTCTCCCTGACCGACGCCGAAGTGCAGGAACTGGCGAAGCAGGCGGTGCAGATCGAAAAACACTATGGCCGTCCGATGGACATCGAATGGGCAAAAGACGGTAACACCGGCAAGCTGTTTATCGTGCAGGCGCGTCCGGAAACCGTCCGCTCGCGCGGTCAGGTGATGGAGCGTTATACGCTGCACGCGCAGGGTAAAATCGTGGCGGAAGGCCGCGCCATCGGTCACCGCATCGGTGCCGGTCCGGTCAAAGTGATCCACGACATCAGCGAGATGAACCGTATTGAGCCAGGCGACGTGCTGGTGACCGACATGACCGACCCGGACTGGGAACCGATCATGAAGAAAGCGGCGGCTATCGTCACCAACCGCGGCGGTCGTACCTGCCACGCGGCGATCATTGCCCGCGAGCTGGGCATTCCTGCGGTTGTCGGCTGCGGTGACGCCACCGAACGCATGAAGGACGGCCAGAACGTGACCGTCTCCTGTGCCGAAGGCGATACCGGCTACGTCTACGCCGATATCCTCGACTTCAGCGTGAAGAGCTCAAGCGTGGATACCATGCCGGACCTGCCGCTGAAGATCATGATGAACGTCGGCAACCCGGACCGCGCGTTTGACTTCGCCTGCCTGCCGAACGAAGGCGTTGGCCTGGCGCGTCTGGAATTTATCATCAACCGTATGATCGGCGTTCACCCGCGCGCGCTGCTGGAGTTTGACGACCAGGATCCGAAGCTGCAGAACGAAATCCGCGAGATGATGAAAGGCTACGACTCACCAAAAGAGTTCTACGTCGGTCGTCTGACCGAAGGGATCGCGACGCTGGGCGCCGCCTTCTATCCGAAACGCGTGATCGTGCGTCTGTCAGATTTTAAGTCTAACGAATACGCCAATCTGGTAGGCGGCGAGCGCTACGAGCCGGAAGAAGAGAACCCGATGCTTGGCTTCCGCGGAGCCGGACGCTACGTGTCCGACAGCTTCCGCGACTGCTTTGCGCTGGAGTGCGAGGCGGTGAAACGCGTGCGCAACGACATGGGGCTGACCAACGTCGAAATCATGATCCCGTTCGTGCGTACCGTGGATCAGGCGAAAGCGGTGGTGGACGAGCTTGCGCGTCAGGGTCTGAAGCGCGGCGAGAACGGGCTGAAGATCATCATGATGTGCGAAATCCCGTCCAACGCCCTGCTGGCCGAGCAGTTCCTCGAGCACTTCGACGGCTTCTCTATCGGCTCGAACGACATGACGCAGCTGACGCTGGGTCTGGACCGCGACTCCGGCGTGGTCTCCGAGCTGTTCGACGAGCGCAACGAGGCGGTGAAAGCGCTGCTCTCCATGTCCATCCGCGCGGCGAAGAAGCAGGGTAAATACGTCGGGATCTGCGGTCAGGGTCCATCCGACCATGAAGACTTTGCCGCATGGCTGATGGAAGAGGGGATCGATAGCCTGTCCCTTAACCCGGACACCGTGGTGCAAACCTGGCTGAGCCTGGCGGAACTGAACAAGTAA
- a CDS encoding MFS transporter, with protein sequence MTLSSVLRTKDKIGYGLGDMASALVWQTATLFLAYFYTDVFGLPAAIMGTMFLVVRVVDAFVDPCIGALVDRTRTRHGRFRPWLLWFAIPFGVSCLITFYVPDVGPTAKIVYACVTYAILSLIYSAINVPYCAMPGALTLDPRERHSLQSWRFGLSFIGGLIVTVIALPLVSLLGQGNVQKGYFYAMSLMGLLGIVLFFCCFLMTRERYSPRNDTSGSMLTDLKLLAGNSQWRIVFLFNILLLTAVVTRGSATMYYVNYVLLRPDLVFAFIVSGMVASLSGALLSERLLGKFDRVRAYQWTIISFVIFGALIFFLPPSQVWLIFGLNIVFSFIQNLTTPLQWTMFSDVVDYEEHRSGRRLDGLVFSTALFAIKFGLALGGAVVGWVLGMVDYAPGQATQAPGVLSTINALFTLIPCALFLCMVALLAIYKLNSRLVDSIARELASKREVRPEAGQLRPATPSALQE encoded by the coding sequence ATGACTCTCTCCTCTGTATTGCGTACCAAAGATAAAATAGGTTATGGCTTAGGCGATATGGCCAGCGCGCTGGTCTGGCAAACGGCTACCTTATTTCTCGCTTATTTTTATACAGACGTATTTGGGCTGCCCGCCGCGATTATGGGCACCATGTTTTTAGTGGTGCGCGTGGTCGATGCGTTTGTCGATCCGTGCATTGGCGCACTGGTTGACCGCACCCGGACGCGTCACGGACGTTTCCGTCCCTGGCTGCTGTGGTTTGCCATCCCGTTTGGCGTGAGCTGCCTCATTACCTTCTATGTGCCGGACGTTGGGCCGACGGCGAAAATCGTTTACGCCTGCGTGACCTACGCGATTTTAAGCCTGATTTACTCCGCAATTAACGTGCCTTACTGCGCTATGCCCGGCGCGCTGACGCTGGACCCGCGCGAGCGTCATTCTCTGCAGTCGTGGCGCTTTGGGCTGTCGTTTATCGGCGGGCTGATCGTGACGGTTATCGCCCTGCCGCTGGTCTCACTGTTAGGCCAGGGCAACGTGCAGAAAGGCTATTTCTATGCCATGAGCCTGATGGGTCTGCTGGGAATTGTGCTGTTCTTCTGCTGTTTCCTGATGACCCGCGAGCGTTATTCTCCGCGCAATGATACCTCCGGCTCCATGCTCACCGATTTAAAACTGCTGGCCGGGAACAGCCAGTGGCGGATTGTGTTTCTGTTTAATATTTTGCTGTTAACGGCGGTGGTAACGCGCGGTTCCGCCACCATGTATTACGTGAACTATGTGCTGCTGCGCCCGGATCTGGTTTTTGCCTTTATTGTTTCCGGCATGGTGGCCTCCTTAAGCGGCGCATTATTATCTGAACGGCTGCTGGGGAAATTTGACCGCGTGCGCGCCTACCAGTGGACGATTATCTCCTTCGTTATCTTCGGCGCGCTGATTTTCTTCCTGCCTCCTTCACAGGTGTGGCTAATCTTTGGCCTTAACATCGTCTTTAGCTTTATTCAAAACCTCACCACGCCGCTGCAGTGGACCATGTTCTCCGATGTGGTCGACTACGAAGAGCACCGCAGCGGTCGTCGTCTGGACGGGCTGGTCTTCTCCACCGCGCTGTTTGCCATCAAGTTTGGCCTGGCGCTGGGTGGGGCGGTCGTCGGCTGGGTGCTTGGCATGGTGGATTACGCCCCGGGCCAGGCAACCCAGGCGCCAGGCGTTCTCTCGACCATCAACGCGCTGTTCACCCTTATCCCTTGCGCGCTGTTCCTCTGCATGGTCGCGCTGCTTGCTATCTACAAGCTCAACAGCCGGCTGGTGGATTCCATCGCCAGGGAGCTGGCCAGCAAGCGTGAAGTCAGACCCGAAGCGGGGCAGCTTCGCCCGGCAACCCCTTCCGCACTACAGGAGTAA
- a CDS encoding glycoside hydrolase family 3 N-terminal domain-containing protein: MTTIYKDAGRPVHERVADLLARMTPEEKFAQMHAYWLILDENGNHRERSDLSDEFAGVSEQAALSERLKLGVGQITRPLGTHIVDVKTGVRAANRLQRMMMEETRLGIPALFHEECLVGLLCKDATLFPSSLNYGSTWDPEMVQRAAEQIGKEARSVGCQQGLAPVLDVSRDVRWGRTEETFGEDPWLVGVMATAYVKGLQGDKRDLLATLKHYVGHSFSEGARNHAPVHLGFSELNDTFLLPFEMAVKLANAGSVMPAYHDIDNQPGHSDSFLLTTVLREQWGFDGIIVADYGGVSLLHQHHGISHDAAESAALAFNAGLDVELPKDDCARHLAEAVERGLISMAKVDEIVARTLTEKFRLGLFEKPYADENGIDLQNTITRQAAREVATKSITLLENNGILPLGGKPRVAVVGPTADDPLALLSGYSFPVHLIISDMVEETSQVTTPRAALEQYLGASNVRYAKGCHIIEKRMAGAPVFPGDSGGKPMQQSPVSQSTAPIPEAVNAAQESDVVVACVGDLAGLFQSGTVGEGSDTDSLNLPGVQQQLLEALVATGKPVIVVMTGGRPYNLQGLEDKVAALMMAWAPGQEGGWAIADVLTGRAEPQGRLVVSVPKSAGAMPYYYNHKLKSGGTPFAFHFGSRYPFGFGLGWTTFSWGAVRVAESSVPVDGEVRLSVDITNTGERSGSEVAQVYVRDKVATQVRPLQELKAFQRVTLSPGETATLTFTLPVEMFNFTRRDGKRIVEPGEFELQVGASSADIRETVMVNATGETRVLPAEWRMLSTCEVKRA, encoded by the coding sequence ATGACGACTATCTATAAGGACGCGGGACGTCCCGTGCACGAGCGCGTCGCCGATTTACTGGCGCGCATGACCCCGGAAGAGAAGTTCGCCCAGATGCACGCGTACTGGCTGATCCTCGATGAAAACGGTAACCACCGCGAGCGCAGCGATCTGAGTGACGAATTTGCCGGCGTGAGCGAGCAGGCTGCGCTCAGCGAACGGCTGAAGCTCGGCGTCGGGCAGATCACGCGGCCGCTGGGCACCCACATCGTTGACGTGAAGACCGGCGTGCGCGCGGCGAACCGCCTGCAGCGCATGATGATGGAAGAGACGCGGCTCGGCATCCCGGCGCTATTCCACGAGGAGTGTCTGGTGGGGCTGCTGTGCAAAGACGCCACCCTGTTCCCGTCGTCATTGAACTACGGTTCGACCTGGGATCCGGAGATGGTGCAGCGGGCGGCAGAGCAGATTGGCAAAGAGGCGCGCTCCGTCGGCTGCCAGCAGGGGCTGGCGCCGGTGCTGGACGTGTCACGCGACGTGCGCTGGGGGCGAACCGAAGAGACCTTCGGGGAAGATCCCTGGCTGGTGGGCGTGATGGCGACCGCCTACGTGAAGGGCTTACAGGGCGATAAGCGCGACCTGCTGGCAACCCTGAAACATTACGTGGGGCATTCGTTCAGCGAGGGAGCGCGCAACCATGCGCCGGTCCACCTGGGGTTCAGCGAGCTGAACGACACCTTCCTGCTGCCGTTCGAAATGGCGGTCAAGCTGGCAAACGCCGGTTCGGTGATGCCCGCGTACCACGATATTGATAACCAGCCGGGGCACAGCGACAGCTTCCTGTTGACCACCGTCCTGCGAGAGCAGTGGGGGTTCGACGGGATTATTGTCGCGGACTACGGCGGCGTAAGCCTGCTGCACCAGCACCATGGGATTTCCCACGATGCGGCCGAATCTGCTGCGCTGGCGTTCAACGCCGGGCTTGACGTCGAGCTGCCGAAAGACGACTGCGCGCGGCATCTGGCGGAAGCGGTAGAGCGCGGGCTGATCTCTATGGCGAAGGTCGACGAGATCGTGGCGCGTACGCTGACGGAAAAATTCCGCCTTGGCCTGTTTGAAAAGCCGTACGCGGATGAAAATGGTATCGACCTGCAAAATACTATCACCCGACAGGCCGCGCGGGAGGTGGCGACGAAATCGATCACGCTGCTGGAAAACAACGGCATTTTACCGCTCGGGGGCAAACCCCGCGTGGCGGTAGTGGGGCCGACGGCAGACGATCCGCTGGCATTACTCAGCGGCTACAGCTTCCCGGTGCATTTGATCATCAGCGATATGGTGGAAGAGACCTCGCAGGTCACGACCCCGCGCGCGGCGCTGGAGCAGTATCTCGGTGCATCGAACGTCCGCTATGCCAAAGGGTGCCACATCATCGAAAAACGGATGGCGGGCGCGCCGGTCTTCCCTGGCGACAGCGGCGGCAAACCGATGCAGCAGTCGCCGGTATCGCAAAGTACCGCCCCGATCCCCGAGGCCGTGAACGCCGCGCAGGAGAGTGACGTGGTGGTGGCCTGTGTGGGCGATCTCGCCGGGCTGTTCCAGAGCGGTACCGTGGGGGAAGGTTCCGATACCGATTCCCTGAACCTGCCGGGCGTGCAGCAACAGCTGCTGGAAGCGCTGGTCGCCACCGGTAAACCGGTGATTGTCGTGATGACCGGGGGGCGTCCATACAACCTGCAGGGTCTGGAAGATAAGGTCGCGGCGCTGATGATGGCCTGGGCGCCGGGGCAGGAAGGGGGCTGGGCGATTGCGGACGTGTTAACCGGGCGTGCGGAGCCGCAGGGTCGTCTGGTGGTGAGCGTACCGAAAAGCGCCGGTGCGATGCCGTATTACTACAATCACAAGCTCAAAAGCGGCGGCACGCCGTTTGCGTTCCATTTCGGCTCACGTTACCCGTTTGGCTTCGGCCTCGGCTGGACGACGTTTAGCTGGGGCGCTGTCCGCGTCGCCGAAAGCAGCGTGCCGGTCGACGGTGAGGTGAGGCTGAGCGTGGATATCACCAATACCGGAGAGCGCAGCGGCAGCGAGGTGGCGCAGGTTTACGTCAGGGATAAGGTCGCCACGCAGGTGCGGCCGCTTCAGGAGCTGAAGGCCTTCCAGCGCGTCACGCTCTCGCCGGGAGAAACCGCCACGCTCACCTTCACGCTGCCGGTTGAGATGTTCAACTTCACCCGTCGCGACGGAAAACGCATCGTCGAGCCGGGCGAGTTTGAGCTGCAGGTTGGCGCATCGTCGGCGGATATCCGCGAGACGGTGATGGTCAATGCGACAGGGGAAACGCGGGTGCTGCCGGCTGAGTGGCGGATGCTCAGTACCTGCGAGGTTAAGCGCGCGTAG
- the menI gene encoding 1,4-dihydroxy-2-naphthoyl-CoA hydrolase: protein MIWKRAVTLQALNAMGEGNMVGLLDIQFIRIGDDEIEATMPVDSRTHQPFGLLHGGASVVLAETLGSVAGYLCTEGEQKVVGLEVNANHIRSVRSGRVRGVCRALHAGSRHQVWQIDILDEQDRLCCSSRLTTAVV, encoded by the coding sequence ATGATCTGGAAACGTGCCGTGACGCTGCAGGCGCTGAACGCCATGGGCGAGGGGAATATGGTGGGGCTGCTGGATATCCAGTTTATCCGCATTGGCGACGATGAGATTGAGGCCACCATGCCCGTCGATAGTCGCACCCACCAGCCGTTTGGTTTATTGCACGGCGGGGCCTCCGTCGTGCTGGCCGAAACGCTGGGCTCGGTGGCGGGCTATCTCTGTACCGAAGGGGAGCAGAAGGTTGTTGGACTCGAGGTGAATGCTAACCACATACGCTCGGTGCGCAGCGGGCGCGTGCGCGGTGTTTGCCGCGCGCTGCACGCCGGAAGCCGCCATCAGGTGTGGCAGATAGATATTCTCGATGAGCAGGATCGCCTGTGCTGCTCGTCGCGGCTGACCACGGCGGTTGTGTAA
- a CDS encoding YdiH family protein, with product MDTEITPTQLAIEYLRRDKSNLSPAQYLKKLKQLELEFTDLLALSSNELKEEIYFAWRLGVHVH from the coding sequence ATGGATACTGAAATAACCCCAACACAGCTGGCAATTGAATATTTACGTCGCGATAAGAGCAACCTGTCTCCGGCGCAGTACCTGAAAAAGCTGAAACAGCTTGAGCTGGAATTTACAGATTTGCTGGCGCTCTCTTCGAATGAACTGAAAGAAGAGATCTATTTTGCCTGGCGGTTGGGCGTTCACGTCCATTGA